Proteins co-encoded in one Ruegeria pomeroyi DSS-3 genomic window:
- a CDS encoding 2OG-Fe(II) oxygenase family protein — protein sequence MSQKDLGFVRRSYFPTMIFQIDVPEPEDLNKKLLASIYAERERDKKGISRSNIPALGGWHSHNDLYKSKEYAELVGLIGQATSKMSEDLGYADSHTIRIGTMWSIINPPGCVNRAHVHPGCLWSGVYYIQAPENCGNIEFIEPRTVHLMNQAKFQPNKKRSRENWTKVRYTPVAGRMIIFPAWLYHAVDPNETKETGDAGNRVIISFNLNQVKKS from the coding sequence ATGTCGCAAAAAGACCTCGGCTTCGTCCGTCGTTCCTACTTTCCAACGATGATTTTCCAGATCGATGTGCCCGAGCCGGAAGACCTGAACAAGAAGCTTCTCGCGTCGATCTATGCGGAGCGCGAAAGAGACAAGAAGGGGATCAGCCGCTCCAACATTCCGGCGCTTGGGGGGTGGCATAGCCACAACGATTTGTACAAATCCAAGGAATATGCCGAACTGGTTGGTCTGATCGGACAGGCCACTTCGAAAATGTCGGAGGATTTGGGCTATGCGGATAGCCATACAATTCGCATCGGCACCATGTGGTCGATCATCAACCCTCCGGGATGCGTGAACCGGGCGCATGTGCATCCGGGCTGCCTGTGGAGCGGCGTGTACTATATTCAGGCCCCGGAAAACTGTGGTAACATCGAGTTTATCGAACCGCGCACCGTGCATCTGATGAACCAGGCCAAGTTTCAGCCGAACAAGAAACGGTCGCGTGAAAACTGGACAAAGGTCCGCTATACCCCGGTCGCGGGGCGCATGATCATATTCCCGGCCTGGCTCTATCATGCGGTGGATCCGAACGAGACAAAGGAAACCGGCGACGCGGGCAATCGGGTCATTATCAGCTTCAACCTGAATCAGGTGAAGAAATCCTGA
- a CDS encoding RidA family protein yields the protein MTDITRHHTGTRMSQIVIHGDTVYLAGQVGTAGASVAQQTQDCLNQIDALLSEAGSDRTRILQTTIWLADMADFAEMNAVWDSWVPAGHAPARACGEARLATPDYRVEFIVTAARAD from the coding sequence ATGACCGATATCACCCGCCACCATACCGGCACCCGCATGAGCCAGATCGTCATTCATGGCGATACGGTCTATCTGGCGGGGCAGGTTGGTACTGCCGGCGCCAGCGTCGCGCAGCAGACACAGGACTGCCTGAACCAGATCGACGCGCTCTTGTCCGAGGCGGGGAGTGATCGCACCCGGATCCTGCAAACCACCATCTGGCTGGCGGACATGGCGGATTTCGCCGAGATGAACGCGGTCTGGGATAGCTGGGTTCCCGCAGGGCATGCGCCCGCGCGCGCCTGCGGAGAGGCAAGGCTGGCAACGCCCGACTACCGGGTAGAGTTCATCGTCACCGCGGCAAGAGCTGACTAG
- a CDS encoding NAD(P)/FAD-dependent oxidoreductase: MKTSDVLVIGGGIAGISAAAELAAHMSVCVLEAETVPGYHATGRSAAIFIRNYGNATLRALNAASAPFLAAPDGIGTDSLLSPRGEMLIATEDELDALDAYSAGATGLEALTPDQAVELVPILCRELIAGAIIEWDAQDIDVDRMLAGYGRLLRARGGQTVTGARVEGMRRKAGVWTVRAGDTDYQAPLVVNAAGAWADGVAGLAGLAPLGLQPMRRSAALLPAPAGHDIRTWPLFASAAEQWYAKPEAGKLMVSPADEDPVEPHDAWAEDMVLAEGLHRYEQAVTHQVTRVERTWAGLRTFAPDRSPVVGFDPRAEGLFWLAGQGGYGIQTAPGLSRLAAALVAGERVVLDTDTVAALCPARFFT; the protein is encoded by the coding sequence GTGAAGACTTCGGATGTTCTTGTCATCGGCGGCGGCATCGCCGGGATCAGTGCGGCGGCGGAACTGGCCGCGCATATGTCCGTGTGCGTGCTCGAGGCCGAGACAGTGCCGGGATATCATGCCACGGGCCGGTCCGCCGCGATCTTTATCCGCAACTACGGCAACGCCACCCTGCGTGCTTTGAATGCCGCCTCGGCCCCGTTTCTGGCAGCGCCAGATGGCATCGGCACGGACAGCCTGCTTTCGCCCCGCGGTGAGATGCTGATTGCCACCGAAGACGAGTTGGACGCGCTTGACGCGTATTCGGCTGGCGCCACCGGGCTGGAGGCGCTGACACCGGATCAGGCGGTGGAACTGGTGCCGATCCTGTGCCGCGAGCTGATTGCCGGGGCGATCATCGAATGGGACGCCCAGGACATAGACGTCGATCGCATGCTTGCGGGATATGGCCGCCTGCTTCGCGCCCGAGGGGGGCAAACCGTGACTGGGGCGCGGGTAGAGGGGATGCGCCGCAAGGCGGGTGTCTGGACGGTTCGCGCAGGCGATACCGACTATCAGGCGCCTCTGGTGGTGAATGCGGCCGGCGCCTGGGCGGACGGGGTCGCTGGCCTTGCGGGGCTGGCGCCGCTTGGGCTGCAACCGATGCGCCGCAGTGCCGCGCTGCTGCCTGCACCGGCCGGGCACGATATTCGCACCTGGCCCCTGTTCGCCAGCGCGGCCGAGCAATGGTACGCCAAACCCGAAGCCGGCAAGCTGATGGTCAGCCCGGCCGACGAAGACCCGGTTGAACCCCACGACGCCTGGGCCGAAGACATGGTGCTGGCCGAAGGTCTGCACCGCTATGAACAGGCCGTGACCCATCAGGTGACCCGTGTGGAGAGAACCTGGGCGGGGTTGCGCACCTTTGCCCCGGATCGCAGCCCGGTGGTCGGGTTCGACCCGCGGGCCGAAGGGCTGTTCTGGCTGGCCGGGCAGGGGGGGTACGGCATCCAGACCGCGCCCGGTCTGTCCCGGCTGGCGGCTGCGCTTGTTGCAGGAGAGCGGGTCGTGCTGGATACTGACACTGTCGCCGCGCTCTGCCCGGCAAGATTTTTCACCTGA
- a CDS encoding histone deacetylase family protein, with protein sequence MKAVFDTRQWRHDPQHFMANGAVLPNPEQPRRIEVLRAGAEAAGCVFAAPGDAGLGPIAALHSPEYLTFLQTIHARWRRIPGAGAEVIPNIHPGARTDGYPKSAVGQAGYHQADTACPIAEGTWEAAYWSAQSAITGADLIIQGERSAYVLSRPPGHHAFGDLAGGFCFLNNSAIAAERLRAAGLRPAILDIDVHHGNGTQGIFYERDDVLTVSIHADPARFYPFFWGHAQERGAGRGLGYNLNLPLARGTGDDDYLDTLSVALRQVASFGSRVLVVALGLDASIDDPFQGLAITQDGFARIGAALAGTRVPVLFVQEGGYLCDSLGDTLTRVLTGFQEAL encoded by the coding sequence ATGAAAGCGGTCTTCGACACGCGGCAATGGCGACACGACCCGCAGCATTTCATGGCCAATGGTGCCGTCCTGCCCAATCCCGAGCAGCCTCGCCGCATCGAGGTGCTCAGGGCCGGGGCCGAGGCGGCCGGTTGTGTGTTCGCGGCGCCCGGCGATGCGGGGCTGGGCCCAATCGCGGCGCTGCATTCGCCCGAATACCTGACGTTTCTGCAGACCATCCATGCCCGCTGGCGCCGGATTCCCGGCGCCGGGGCCGAGGTGATCCCCAATATCCATCCGGGCGCGCGCACCGACGGATACCCGAAATCCGCTGTCGGGCAGGCGGGATATCATCAGGCCGATACCGCTTGCCCCATCGCCGAAGGCACCTGGGAGGCGGCATATTGGTCGGCCCAGTCGGCCATCACCGGTGCCGACCTGATCATCCAGGGAGAGCGGTCCGCCTATGTCCTGTCGCGGCCACCGGGCCATCACGCCTTTGGCGATCTGGCCGGGGGGTTCTGCTTTCTGAACAATTCGGCCATTGCGGCCGAGCGGCTTCGCGCCGCGGGTCTGCGCCCGGCCATCCTCGATATCGACGTGCATCACGGCAACGGCACGCAAGGCATCTTTTATGAGCGCGACGACGTGCTGACGGTGTCGATCCATGCCGATCCGGCGCGCTTTTATCCGTTCTTCTGGGGCCATGCGCAGGAACGGGGCGCGGGCCGGGGGCTTGGGTATAACCTGAACCTGCCGTTGGCACGGGGCACCGGGGATGATGACTATCTCGATACCTTGAGCGTCGCGTTGCGGCAGGTTGCCAGCTTTGGCAGCCGGGTGCTGGTGGTGGCGCTTGGCCTCGATGCCTCGATCGATGATCCGTTTCAGGGGCTGGCGATCACCCAGGACGGGTTTGCCCGGATCGGGGCGGCCCTGGCGGGAACCCGGGTGCCGGTGCTGTTCGTGCAGGAGGGGGGCTATCTCTGTGACAGTCTGGGTGACACTCTGACCCGGGTGCTGACCGGCTTCCAGGAGGCGCTGTGA
- a CDS encoding GNAT family N-acetyltransferase has translation MDLVLRIAQQADAAALNRALQRLSDDLGDRHRARPVDLEQAGWGAMPAFRAVLAEQAGEIQGVALYSPLFSTTQGGAGLYVSDLWSAPQLRGQRIGTRLLAAALADGRQLWGARFLKLCVYDTSARARRFYDHLGFVSAGGQSNLILDEAGCAALRGEE, from the coding sequence ATGGATTTGGTCCTTCGCATCGCACAACAGGCGGATGCCGCCGCGCTGAACCGGGCGCTGCAACGTCTGTCCGACGATCTGGGCGACCGCCACCGGGCGCGCCCGGTGGATCTCGAACAGGCCGGATGGGGCGCGATGCCCGCCTTTCGCGCGGTGCTCGCCGAGCAGGCGGGCGAAATTCAGGGCGTTGCGCTGTATTCGCCGCTGTTCTCGACGACACAGGGAGGCGCGGGGCTTTATGTGTCGGACCTGTGGAGCGCGCCGCAGCTGCGCGGCCAGCGGATCGGGACCCGCCTGCTGGCGGCGGCGCTTGCGGATGGGCGCCAGCTTTGGGGCGCGCGTTTCCTGAAGCTGTGCGTTTATGACACCAGCGCCCGGGCGCGGCGCTTTTACGATCATCTGGGGTTCGTCTCGGCCGGGGGCCAGAGCAACCTGATACTGGACGAGGCCGGCTGTGCGGCCCTGAGAGGTGAAGAATGA
- a CDS encoding 3-keto-5-aminohexanoate cleavage protein, translating to MSRILITCAITGSIHTPSMSPYLPVTADEITQQAVDAADAGAAILHLHARDPETGRPSAEIGHFMGFLPRIKQSCEAVLNLSTGGSAVMTLDQRLAAPKQAAPEMCSLNMGTMNFALYPAADRISDWKHDWEEPFLRGSDDLVFKNTPRDMALILGEMGTKRGARFEFEVYDVGHLYMLRHFVDRGLVQGPLFIQFVFGVLGGIGPDPENLMHMKTVADKLFGQDYLFSVLAAGRHQIPLVTMAAAMGGHVRVGLEDSLMISRGVLARSNAEQVRKIRRIVEDLGREVASPGEARAMLGLKGADRTAF from the coding sequence ATGTCCCGCATCCTGATCACCTGCGCCATCACCGGCTCGATCCACACCCCGTCGATGTCGCCCTATCTGCCGGTCACGGCGGACGAGATCACTCAACAGGCCGTTGATGCGGCGGATGCCGGGGCGGCGATCCTGCATCTGCACGCGCGCGATCCTGAAACCGGCCGGCCCTCGGCCGAGATCGGGCATTTCATGGGCTTTCTGCCGCGTATCAAACAATCCTGTGAGGCGGTGCTGAACCTGTCGACCGGGGGCAGCGCGGTGATGACGCTGGATCAGCGGCTGGCCGCGCCCAAACAGGCGGCGCCCGAGATGTGCAGCCTGAACATGGGCACGATGAACTTCGCGCTCTACCCGGCGGCGGATCGGATCAGCGACTGGAAACACGATTGGGAAGAGCCCTTCCTGCGCGGTTCCGACGATCTGGTGTTCAAGAACACGCCGCGCGACATGGCGCTGATCCTGGGCGAAATGGGCACCAAGCGCGGCGCAAGGTTCGAGTTCGAAGTTTATGATGTGGGTCATCTCTACATGCTGCGCCATTTCGTGGATCGCGGACTGGTGCAGGGGCCGCTGTTCATCCAGTTCGTGTTCGGCGTGCTGGGCGGGATCGGTCCCGACCCCGAGAACCTGATGCATATGAAGACAGTCGCTGACAAGCTGTTTGGACAGGATTACCTGTTCTCGGTTCTGGCCGCCGGACGCCATCAGATCCCGCTGGTCACCATGGCGGCAGCGATGGGGGGGCATGTGCGCGTCGGGCTTGAGGACAGTCTGATGATCTCGCGCGGGGTGCTGGCCCGTTCGAATGCCGAACAGGTGCGCAAAATCCGCCGCATCGTCGAGGATCTGGGTCGCGAGGTGGCCAGCCCCGGTGAGGCGCGCGCGATGCTGGGGCTCAAGGGCGCGGACAGGACGGCATTCTGA
- a CDS encoding aspartate aminotransferase family protein, which yields MSHLFYQGRGRKPVLDQARGVYMWDKDGKRYLDGSSGAMVCNIGHSNPNVLAAMQRQMEKSTFGYRLHFETEASEKLASKLAALAPGGLDKVFFVSGGSEAVESALKLARQYMNATGQGSRWKVISRQPSYHGSTLGALAVTGYTPLSAPFEPMLRQMPKIPAPRAYLDGRDPRDPASGHHYANMLASAIEAEGPETVAAFIVEPVGGASTGALVPPAGYMERIREICDRYGILMIADEVMTGAGRTGRFLGSDHWNARPDIIVMSKGLGAGYVPLGAMIADARLVEPVLDAGGFAHGYTYAGNPLACAAGLAVVEEIEGQALCANADRMGERLLARLRGLMQKHEVIGDVRGMGLLTAFELMSDRDSKAPLPKGLNAYQRLVDIAYDKGLIVYSRRTRDGIEGDHILVCPPLIVTDDHLDEIIEGLDAALSQFADEIAGTAG from the coding sequence AACCGGTGCTGGATCAGGCCCGGGGCGTCTATATGTGGGACAAGGACGGCAAGCGCTATCTCGATGGATCCTCGGGCGCGATGGTCTGCAATATCGGCCATTCCAATCCCAATGTGCTGGCCGCGATGCAGCGTCAGATGGAGAAATCGACCTTTGGCTACCGGCTTCATTTCGAGACCGAGGCCTCGGAAAAGCTGGCCTCGAAACTGGCCGCTCTGGCGCCCGGGGGGCTGGACAAGGTGTTCTTTGTCTCGGGCGGATCCGAGGCGGTGGAAAGCGCGCTGAAGCTGGCCCGGCAATACATGAACGCCACCGGGCAGGGCAGCCGCTGGAAGGTGATCTCGCGCCAGCCCTCGTATCACGGCAGCACGTTGGGCGCGCTGGCGGTGACCGGATACACGCCGCTGAGCGCGCCGTTCGAACCGATGCTGCGGCAGATGCCCAAGATCCCGGCGCCGCGCGCCTATCTGGACGGGCGCGATCCGCGGGACCCGGCGAGCGGGCACCATTATGCCAACATGCTGGCCAGCGCGATCGAGGCCGAAGGGCCCGAAACCGTCGCCGCCTTTATCGTCGAGCCGGTCGGCGGGGCCTCGACCGGGGCGCTGGTGCCACCGGCAGGTTACATGGAGCGCATCCGCGAGATCTGCGACCGGTACGGCATCCTGATGATCGCCGACGAGGTGATGACCGGGGCCGGGCGCACCGGGCGGTTCCTTGGCTCTGATCATTGGAACGCGCGCCCCGATATTATCGTGATGTCCAAGGGGCTGGGCGCGGGCTATGTGCCGCTGGGCGCCATGATCGCTGACGCGCGTCTGGTCGAACCGGTGCTGGACGCGGGCGGCTTCGCCCATGGCTATACCTATGCCGGCAACCCGCTGGCCTGTGCCGCCGGCCTTGCCGTGGTCGAGGAAATCGAAGGTCAGGCCCTGTGTGCCAACGCCGACCGGATGGGAGAGCGCCTGCTGGCGCGACTGCGCGGGCTGATGCAGAAACACGAGGTCATCGGCGATGTGCGCGGCATGGGGCTGTTGACCGCCTTTGAACTGATGAGCGACCGCGACAGCAAGGCGCCGCTGCCCAAGGGGCTGAACGCCTATCAACGGCTGGTCGATATCGCCTATGACAAGGGATTGATCGTCTATTCCCGCCGCACCCGCGACGGGATCGAGGGCGATCACATCCTGGTCTGCCCGCCCCTGATCGTCACCGACGACCATCTGGACGAGATCATCGAGGGGCTGGACGCGGCGCTGTCGCAGTTCGCCGATGAGATCGCCGGGACGGCTGGCTGA